Proteins encoded in a region of the Mycolicibacterium duvalii genome:
- a CDS encoding pyridoxamine 5'-phosphate oxidase family protein gives MTSFDELALTNFLRRNHRAFLFCRDAAGHPIGYAMRTLTYESGGLYFATYTKSAKVGHLRADPEAACVVKSEDGASWASVRGRVEIYRPCPTEIARILARSSPEVRVPDSVAAKVRDRLLSGKRSFIRLDVEEACAHG, from the coding sequence GTGACGAGTTTCGACGAACTGGCGCTCACGAACTTCCTGAGGCGCAATCACCGGGCGTTCCTGTTCTGTCGCGACGCCGCCGGACATCCCATCGGCTATGCGATGCGTACCCTCACCTACGAGTCTGGCGGGCTGTACTTCGCCACGTACACCAAAAGCGCGAAGGTCGGCCATCTGCGCGCCGACCCGGAGGCAGCATGCGTGGTGAAGAGTGAGGACGGAGCGTCTTGGGCATCGGTACGGGGGCGCGTCGAGATCTACCGACCGTGCCCCACAGAGATCGCGAGAATACTGGCGCGCAGTTCACCTGAAGTTCGGGTGCCAGACTCGGTGGCCGCGAAGGTTCGCGATCGATTGCTCAGTGGCAAGCGAAGTTTCATTCGGCTCGATGTCGAGGAGGCCTGTGCCCATGGTTGA
- a CDS encoding MlaE family ABC transporter permease gives MTTPVDYDHPQGASTSGSSKVRQSRLKAYPFSAARHVGMIPRRTAATTGRGVQLFADVIRYVVTDVITMRLAVGEVFVQAWTLLKVTTMPALLMAIPIGAITTIVTSGLVNQLGATSLLGAAAGVGVIRQGAPLTAGLLMGAAAASTVAADFGARAIREELDAMRVMGVDPVRQLVVPRFLALLLISPLLCIFIVASGTASAFLMAVGASDVAPGSFWMSFGTFTKVVDVWFAIAKTVVFGAIEPPRGVRRLFDLTTQLAASLVC, from the coding sequence ATGACCACACCCGTTGACTACGATCACCCGCAGGGTGCATCGACGTCGGGCTCGAGCAAGGTGCGCCAGTCACGCCTCAAGGCGTACCCATTCAGCGCAGCCCGGCACGTGGGAATGATTCCAAGGCGTACCGCGGCCACGACAGGTCGTGGTGTCCAATTGTTCGCGGACGTGATTCGCTACGTCGTCACCGATGTCATCACCATGAGGCTCGCGGTCGGCGAGGTGTTCGTGCAGGCATGGACCTTGTTGAAGGTGACGACCATGCCCGCACTGCTGATGGCCATTCCGATCGGCGCAATCACCACCATCGTGACGTCGGGGCTCGTCAATCAATTGGGGGCAACCTCGCTGCTTGGCGCCGCGGCCGGCGTGGGTGTCATTCGGCAGGGAGCACCGCTGACTGCGGGGCTGTTGATGGGTGCCGCAGCAGCTTCGACCGTCGCGGCCGACTTCGGAGCCCGCGCAATCCGTGAAGAACTCGACGCAATGCGAGTAATGGGTGTTGACCCCGTGCGCCAGTTGGTAGTGCCGCGTTTTCTCGCGCTGCTATTGATATCCCCCCTTCTGTGCATCTTCATCGTCGCGTCGGGAACTGCGTCGGCGTTCTTGATGGCAGTGGGGGCTTCCGATGTGGCACCGGGAAGTTTCTGGATGTCGTTTGGGACGTTCACGAAGGTGGTGGACGTATGGTTTGCCATCGCCAAGACGGTCGTCTTTGGGGCAATTGAACCGCCCCGGGGAGTCCGGAGACTTTTTGATTTGACGACTCAGCTGGCGGCTAGCCTCGTTTGTTGA
- a CDS encoding IS3 family transposase, producing the protein MRRWGLLGSFGTVGDCFDNAAMESFWARMQVELLNTRKWATTIELAAAMADYIDNFYNVERRHSYLGNISPTEFETLWTSTHSIPQLA; encoded by the coding sequence ATGCGCCGATGGGGCCTGCTGGGCTCGTTCGGGACCGTCGGCGACTGCTTCGATAACGCCGCGATGGAGTCGTTCTGGGCGCGGATGCAAGTCGAGTTGCTCAACACCCGCAAATGGGCCACCACCATCGAGTTGGCCGCCGCCATGGCCGATTACATCGACAACTTCTACAACGTCGAACGCCGCCACAGCTACCTCGGTAACATCAGCCCCACAGAGTTCGAAACGCTCTGGACGTCCACCCATTCGATCCCTCAACTCGCATAA
- a CDS encoding SDR family NAD(P)-dependent oxidoreductase: MRIIVTGGNSGVGLATATAMATAGHEVVIACRSLKKGHEAAAAMSGDVEVRELDLADLTSVRKFADTVDAVDVLVNNAGVLGLPLTRTADGFEAHMGTNHLGHFALTCLLGDRIRDRVVSVSSTNYTTAQIHFDDLNWERRRYNPWAAYGESKLANLLFVRELVARGKTAYASDPGMTNTAITRDGSGMLQWAGRVISPYIAQSPPDGARSTIQAISTTLPNGTYFAPRGLMHQWGRPKPTTLKAKAVDPDSARRLWECSAKLTGCEWQDGAP, from the coding sequence GTGCGAATCATCGTCACAGGCGGGAATAGTGGCGTCGGCCTGGCGACCGCGACCGCGATGGCCACGGCGGGCCATGAAGTGGTGATCGCCTGCCGGTCCCTGAAGAAGGGGCACGAGGCCGCGGCGGCGATGTCGGGGGACGTCGAGGTACGCGAACTTGATCTCGCCGATCTCACCAGCGTGCGCAAGTTCGCCGACACCGTCGACGCGGTCGACGTGCTGGTCAACAATGCGGGTGTGCTGGGCCTCCCCCTGACGCGCACGGCCGATGGGTTCGAGGCGCACATGGGCACCAATCACCTCGGACACTTCGCGCTGACCTGCCTGCTCGGCGACCGGATCCGCGACCGGGTGGTCTCGGTCTCCAGCACCAACTACACCACAGCGCAGATTCATTTTGACGATTTGAACTGGGAGCGCCGACGCTACAACCCCTGGGCGGCCTACGGCGAGTCCAAGCTGGCGAACCTCCTGTTCGTGCGCGAGTTGGTCGCCCGCGGCAAGACGGCGTACGCATCGGACCCCGGGATGACCAACACCGCGATCACCCGCGACGGTTCAGGCATGCTGCAGTGGGCGGGCCGGGTGATTTCACCGTATATCGCGCAGAGCCCGCCTGACGGCGCGCGCTCGACGATCCAGGCCATCTCCACCACGCTGCCGAACGGCACCTACTTCGCGCCGCGCGGCTTGATGCATCAGTGGGGCAGGCCGAAGCCGACCACGCTCAAGGCCAAGGCAGTCGACCCGGACAGCGCGCGACGGCTGTGGGAGTGCTCCGCGAAGCTGACCGGGTGCGAATGGCAGGATGGCGCGCCATGA
- a CDS encoding Zn-ribbon domain-containing OB-fold protein, with protein sequence MTTDTYYQRPQLRLAPSPTAESRAFWTGGQRGELLINRCHACGRFFHPPGPTCWRCRSTDVAPEPVSGDATVAAFTVNRQIWIPGYEPPYVVAIVELDDEPDVRLITNIVGVAIDDVRVGMAVEVFFEDWTALSGEEDSRVWIPLFRPIQSGSA encoded by the coding sequence ATGACAACCGACACGTATTATCAACGGCCACAACTGAGGTTAGCGCCTAGCCCTACCGCTGAATCGCGCGCGTTCTGGACCGGCGGCCAGCGCGGCGAGCTGCTGATCAACCGGTGCCACGCTTGCGGGCGCTTTTTCCATCCGCCGGGTCCGACGTGTTGGCGCTGTCGCAGCACGGATGTCGCCCCGGAGCCAGTGTCGGGCGATGCGACCGTTGCGGCCTTTACGGTGAACCGGCAGATCTGGATCCCCGGATACGAGCCACCCTATGTCGTCGCGATCGTCGAGCTGGACGACGAGCCCGACGTACGGCTGATCACCAACATCGTGGGCGTGGCCATCGACGATGTCAGGGTCGGGATGGCGGTGGAGGTCTTCTTCGAGGATTGGACGGCGCTGTCGGGAGAGGAGGACAGCCGGGTTTGGATTCCGTTGTTCCGCCCCATTCAATCGGGTTCCGCCTGA
- a CDS encoding TetR-like C-terminal domain-containing protein yields MTEALARADQPLLHLGDGPLRQWLHSELSRAAEQIAQPVSSQFIAMMVGTADQTHAARVLRENLNRRTRIVVDHMLDQAIANGELSSRPDTDELVATVLGAILRITIQQKYADSGYLARLVDGAFAEHWSRPPPHHVPRDTQHPHDRLSATPR; encoded by the coding sequence GTGACTGAAGCACTGGCGCGGGCTGACCAGCCGCTATTGCACTTGGGCGATGGCCCGCTTCGCCAATGGCTGCACAGCGAACTCAGTCGCGCAGCCGAGCAGATCGCCCAACCGGTTTCGTCCCAGTTCATCGCAATGATGGTGGGAACCGCCGATCAAACCCACGCCGCGCGAGTCTTGCGTGAGAACTTGAACCGCCGAACCCGCATAGTCGTCGACCACATGCTCGACCAAGCGATCGCCAACGGCGAGCTCAGCAGCCGACCTGACACTGACGAACTGGTCGCGACTGTGCTCGGCGCCATACTCCGCATCACTATCCAGCAAAAGTATGCCGATTCGGGCTACCTCGCCAGGCTTGTCGACGGCGCGTTCGCCGAACATTGGAGCCGACCGCCCCCACACCATGTTCCTCGAGACACCCAACACCCCCATGATCGCCTTTCCGCGACCCCCCGTTAG
- a CDS encoding IS3 family transposase yields MRRLIVADTITEIHQRSRGTYGRRRVRAALLADYETNVNHKLVNKIMAEYGLYGLPRPGRRKPNLSGIDTPADLVNRRFTATMPNQLWCTDISEHPARDGKVYCCAILDCFSRMIVARTFSTTADTALVNNAVNMAVGK; encoded by the coding sequence GTGCGCCGGCTGATCGTGGCCGACACGATCACCGAGATCCACCAACGTTCTCGCGGCACCTACGGACGCCGACGGGTCCGCGCCGCGCTACTGGCCGACTACGAGACGAACGTCAACCACAAACTGGTCAACAAGATCATGGCCGAGTACGGGCTGTACGGGCTGCCGCGCCCAGGGCGGCGAAAACCCAACCTGAGCGGCATCGACACCCCCGCTGACCTGGTGAACCGGCGCTTCACCGCCACGATGCCCAACCAACTGTGGTGCACCGACATCTCCGAACACCCAGCACGTGATGGCAAGGTGTACTGCTGTGCGATCCTGGACTGCTTCTCGCGCATGATCGTGGCTCGCACCTTCTCGACCACCGCCGACACCGCCCTGGTCAACAACGCGGTGAACATGGCCGTCGGCAAATAA